The proteins below are encoded in one region of Alistipes indistinctus YIT 12060:
- a CDS encoding D-alanine--D-alanine ligase, producing MVRNIALLTGGDSSEWQIALQGAENIGNALDRSRYTPYTIVLRNGHWTYTAPDGTKSELDRNDFTLPVAGRKIKLDYALIVIHGTPGEDGRLQGYLDMMGIPYSSCGFVSSVLTFDKAACKRAVAGSGIHLAKEILLNKTSEIDPAAIIAELGLPLFVKPNASGSSFGVTKVKKQNELLPAITEAFKESDQVLMEEFIEGREISCGVMIAGGKEYIFPITELVCQSEFFDYKAKYQGFSNEITPADLPEAIRKEVNRLTLIAYKRLNCRGVVRIDFIVKGETPYMIEINTIPGMSSHSIIPQQAATMGMSLTELFNLIIDETSNK from the coding sequence ATGGTAAGAAACATAGCCCTGCTGACCGGAGGGGACTCCTCTGAATGGCAGATCGCGCTGCAAGGCGCCGAAAATATCGGAAACGCCCTCGACCGCAGCCGTTACACCCCTTACACCATTGTCCTGCGCAACGGGCACTGGACCTACACAGCGCCGGACGGAACAAAAAGCGAACTCGACCGCAACGACTTTACTCTGCCCGTCGCCGGCCGGAAAATCAAACTCGACTATGCCCTGATCGTCATTCACGGCACCCCCGGCGAAGACGGCCGGCTGCAAGGCTATCTCGACATGATGGGCATTCCGTATTCGTCCTGCGGATTCGTATCCTCGGTGCTGACGTTCGACAAAGCGGCCTGCAAACGGGCCGTCGCCGGCAGCGGTATCCACCTGGCCAAAGAGATTCTGCTGAACAAAACTTCGGAAATAGACCCCGCAGCCATCATCGCGGAATTGGGCTTGCCGCTGTTTGTCAAACCGAATGCGAGCGGCAGCAGTTTCGGTGTCACCAAGGTCAAGAAACAAAATGAACTGCTCCCGGCTATTACCGAAGCGTTCAAGGAGAGCGACCAGGTATTGATGGAAGAGTTCATCGAAGGCCGCGAAATCAGTTGCGGCGTGATGATCGCCGGAGGCAAAGAGTATATTTTCCCGATCACCGAACTGGTCTGCCAAAGCGAATTTTTCGACTACAAAGCCAAGTACCAGGGATTTTCTAACGAAATTACCCCCGCCGACCTGCCCGAAGCAATCCGCAAGGAGGTGAACCGGCTTACACTGATCGCCTACAAACGTCTCAACTGCCGCGGCGTGGTACGCATCGACTTCATAGTCAAAGGCGAAACCCCTTACATGATTGAAATCAACACGATCCCTGGCATGAGTTCGCACAGCATCATTCCGCAACAGGCAGCCACAATGGGCATGAGCCTCACGGAATTGTTCAACCTGATTATCGACGAAACCTCGAATAAATAA
- a CDS encoding tetratricopeptide repeat protein — MAADNTLQQEIDRISDRIALHPHDATLYLQRGKLFHRTGTFDKSLNDFTKVLQLDPQNTEAQQYSLLLREIFAYTYTDQYNP; from the coding sequence ATGGCTGCCGATAATACATTGCAACAGGAAATCGACCGGATAAGCGACCGGATCGCACTGCATCCCCACGATGCGACGTTATACCTGCAACGCGGTAAACTTTTCCACCGGACGGGAACATTCGACAAGTCTCTCAACGATTTCACCAAAGTACTGCAGCTCGACCCGCAAAACACCGAAGCCCAACAGTACAGCCTGTTGTTGCGCGAAATTTTCGCCTACACCTACACAGACCAATACAACCCGTAA
- the nadD gene encoding nicotinate (nicotinamide) nucleotide adenylyltransferase, translated as MMETGTADTILYSGSFNPIHRGHLTVAEQVLQAFPGSELWLVVSPQNPLKSETDLAPEQHRLEMARIAVRHSLLHERMQVCDIEFSLPKPSATIHTLQALSARYPQRSFSLLIGSDNAACFNQWIAYQEILERYPVLVYPREGHPVQPGPTTDKCTFLQDVPLLPQAATDIRGLIADNGKDTKALVERELPAGVWEYIKMHKLYGCR; from the coding sequence ATGATGGAGACCGGAACCGCCGATACCATCCTCTACAGCGGATCGTTCAATCCGATCCACCGGGGACACTTGACCGTAGCCGAACAGGTATTGCAGGCTTTTCCCGGCAGTGAGTTGTGGCTGGTGGTTTCGCCGCAAAATCCGCTGAAAAGCGAAACGGACCTCGCACCCGAACAGCACCGGTTGGAAATGGCCCGCATCGCCGTACGGCACTCACTCCTGCATGAACGGATGCAGGTCTGCGACATCGAATTCTCGCTGCCCAAACCGTCGGCTACGATCCACACCCTGCAAGCGCTTTCCGCCCGGTACCCACAACGCAGTTTCTCCCTGCTGATCGGCAGCGACAATGCCGCGTGCTTCAATCAATGGATCGCTTATCAAGAGATTCTGGAGCGCTATCCGGTATTGGTCTATCCCCGCGAAGGCCATCCGGTACAGCCCGGGCCGACAACCGATAAGTGCACGTTTTTACAAGATGTTCCGCTGCTGCCGCAAGCGGCAACCGACATCCGCGGCCTGATCGCCGACAACGGCAAGGACACGAAAGCTCTTGTGGAACGGGAATTGCCCGCAGGAGTTTGGGAATACATCAAAATGCACAAACTTTATGGCTGCCGATAA
- the gmk gene encoding guanylate kinase has translation MTQPTATGKVIIFSAPSGAGKSTIIGRLLRDFPQLEFSISATSRAPRGKEVHGCEYYFLDHDDFLKRAGNGEFVEWEEVYAGTCYGTLRSELERIWSKGHVIVFDVDVKGGVNLKKIFGKQALSVFIMPPSVEVLHQRLVDRGTDSPEMIAKRVAKATEELTYANQFDCIVVNDCLATAVEEAKKAVAGFIE, from the coding sequence ATGACGCAGCCCACCGCAACCGGTAAAGTAATCATCTTCTCGGCTCCTTCGGGCGCCGGCAAGTCGACGATCATCGGCCGCCTGCTCCGGGATTTTCCCCAACTCGAATTTTCGATTTCGGCCACGAGCCGTGCACCGCGGGGGAAGGAGGTACACGGCTGTGAGTATTATTTCCTCGACCATGACGATTTTTTGAAAAGGGCCGGTAACGGCGAATTCGTCGAATGGGAGGAAGTCTATGCAGGCACCTGTTACGGAACGCTGCGCAGCGAGTTGGAACGGATTTGGAGCAAAGGCCACGTTATCGTTTTCGACGTCGATGTGAAAGGTGGCGTAAACCTAAAAAAGATATTCGGGAAACAGGCTTTATCGGTATTCATCATGCCCCCTTCCGTGGAGGTGCTGCACCAACGCCTCGTGGACCGCGGGACCGATTCGCCGGAAATGATCGCCAAACGGGTCGCCAAAGCCACCGAAGAGCTGACCTACGCAAATCAATTCGATTGTATCGTTGTGAACGACTGCCTGGCCACGGCCGTCGAAGAGGCCAAAAAGGCCGTAGCCGGCTTTATCGAATAG
- a CDS encoding YicC/YloC family endoribonuclease produces MIKSMTGYGKAEAALGHKKITVEIRSLNSKQTDLAVKLPALYRPQEYEIRNLVAKRLQRGKIDVYITVELAGSQNSVTLNKQAFDEYYTQLMALADGQNMAWGTKAVDAALLQVILRLPDVVQTETTTLSDEENHALMKAVEEALNHIEAFREQEGAILIADLLKRIDKIESLKNGVEPYEKARTETIKARIRENIEAIGIPLDSNRLEQEMIYYIEKLDITEEKVRLQNHCNYFREVARSEEGVGRKLGFIAQELGREINTLGSKANEATMQKMVVEMKDELEKIKEQLLNIL; encoded by the coding sequence ATGATTAAATCGATGACCGGATACGGCAAAGCGGAAGCCGCGCTCGGACACAAAAAAATCACCGTCGAAATCCGTTCGCTGAACAGCAAACAGACCGATCTCGCGGTAAAACTACCCGCGTTGTACCGTCCTCAGGAGTATGAAATCCGCAACCTAGTGGCCAAACGGCTGCAAAGGGGTAAAATCGACGTCTATATTACAGTGGAGTTGGCCGGGAGCCAGAATTCCGTTACGCTCAACAAACAGGCCTTCGACGAATATTACACGCAGCTAATGGCACTGGCCGACGGACAGAATATGGCCTGGGGTACCAAAGCGGTCGATGCCGCCCTGCTGCAGGTGATCCTGCGCCTGCCCGACGTGGTGCAGACTGAAACCACGACACTCTCCGACGAGGAAAACCATGCGCTGATGAAAGCCGTCGAAGAGGCCCTGAACCATATTGAAGCGTTCCGGGAACAAGAAGGGGCGATTCTGATCGCCGACCTGCTGAAACGCATCGACAAAATCGAAAGCCTGAAAAATGGAGTCGAACCCTACGAAAAGGCTCGCACCGAAACGATCAAGGCACGCATTCGCGAAAACATCGAAGCCATCGGCATCCCGCTGGACAGCAACCGGCTCGAGCAGGAGATGATCTATTACATTGAAAAGCTCGACATTACCGAAGAGAAAGTCCGCCTGCAAAACCACTGCAACTATTTCCGCGAGGTGGCCCGCAGCGAGGAAGGGGTAGGGCGTAAACTCGGCTTCATCGCACAGGAACTCGGCCGCGAGATCAATACGCTGGGATCGAAAGCCAACGAAGCGACCATGCAGAAAATGGTCGTTGAGATGAAAGACGAGCTCGAGAAGATCAAAGAGCAGCTGCTCAATATCCTCTGA